A region of Candidatus Trichorickettsia mobilis DNA encodes the following proteins:
- a CDS encoding isochorismatase family protein: MPITYFTNKDSALLLIDHQIGTMQLIRTMDLEVVKKNTIALAKVAKIFNIPVIITSSQENNFQGPLIAELSEILPEEFNNRIKRQGIVNAWSDNNFREAVEATKRKNLIMAGVTTDVCLVYPAISAVNEGYKVQAVLDASGSPFEISEETARQRMESAGVVLTATNTLIAELTQDWSRPEGEELINILLGILPTTSIIT, from the coding sequence ATGCCTATTACCTATTTCACTAATAAAGACTCTGCACTATTGTTAATTGATCATCAAATAGGGACTATGCAACTCATAAGAACTATGGACTTAGAAGTAGTAAAAAAGAATACTATAGCTCTAGCAAAAGTTGCAAAAATCTTTAATATACCGGTAATTATAACCAGCTCACAAGAAAATAATTTTCAAGGGCCTTTAATAGCTGAGCTATCTGAGATACTACCAGAAGAATTTAATAATAGGATTAAACGGCAGGGAATTGTTAATGCATGGTCAGATAATAATTTTAGAGAAGCGGTTGAAGCTACAAAACGAAAAAATCTAATCATGGCTGGAGTTACTACTGATGTTTGTTTAGTGTACCCAGCGATTAGTGCTGTGAATGAAGGATATAAGGTTCAAGCGGTTTTAGACGCTTCAGGTTCACCTTTTGAAATTTCCGAGGAGACCGCACGGCAACGTATGGAGAGCGCAGGAGTAGTTTTAACTGCTACTAACACTCTTATAGCTGAACTAACGCAAGATTGGAGTAGACCAGAAGGTGAGGAGTTGATTAATATTTTATTGGGTATATTACCGACCACGAGTATAATAACATAA